The genomic region CGGATCAGCACCTTGCGCCCGGGGCGGGTGCCGGTCCGGTGGCCGGGCAGCTGCACCAGCGCCTGCTTGGCGATCGCGATGTGGTCGGCGGCGGTGTTGGAGCCGGCGTTGCCGGCCCGCAGCAGCACCGCCAGGGGCTCCCCGCTGCCCTCTGGTCCGTGGTCGACGAAGGAGCACAGCGGGTGGTGGCCGAACCCGCGCTTGAACGTCGGCGCAGCCTGCTCCTTCTCCGAGTGGGAGGTGACCAGGGTGGCGTCGATGTCGATGATCAGCGGCGCCGCGGCGTCAGCGGCGTGATCGGGGGCGTGCTCTCCGGCCAGCGCCCACACCGCCGCCCGCGCCGTGGCGCGGGCGGTGTTGATCGCCTTCAGCGCCGCGGGCGCGTCGGCGGCCAGGGCGTCGATGGTGCGGGAGACCGTCGGATCAGAGGCCACCGGGCCGTAGACCCGAGGTTCGGCGCGTAGCAGCGCGATGTCGGCCAGGCAGTCTCCGCCCACCGCCAGGGTCACCGCGAGGTCGAGGATGACCTTGCCGGGGTCGTGAATGGCCAGCGGCTTGCGCCACGGAGACAGCGCCGCCGCCATCGCCGAGTCCAGGCCGCTGGCTCGGACGGTCTCGGTCAGCAGGACGCCCCCGGCCTGACCGACCGCTGGCACGTCGGCCGTGTCGACCGTGAGGCGGGGATAGAAGCGGCTACGCTTGTTCACCTGGAAGGTGCTCCTTGAACGGCTCGGACAGGTCCCTCGACAAGACCTATCCTTGCTGGTCAGGAGCACTTTTCAGTTGATCAACACCCGCTCAGCTTGTCGTTTAACCCCTGATCTGGTGGTCGCCCGGGCTGGTGGTGTCCCGTCTGACGGTCTTGCCGACGTCATGACGGGTGGCTTGGCGCCGGTTTTTCACTCCGGGAGGGCGTCCCGGTCCCGGGCGGGAGGGTTTCGGCGCGCTGGCCGGGTGGCCGGTCTTCGCGCGCAGGTGGCGAAACCCCCGGCGCACCCGCGCCGGGGTCAGCCGCTCGGGAGGTAGCGGCTTCTCCCAGGGCCGCCGGAGATCGACGGCGAGGTGGCGGGCCAGGCGCAGCTGGGTGTGGGCGGCGATGACCAGCCAGGTCCAGCGGTCGCCGGCCTCCGGTGAGCGGATCTTCGGGGCGGTCCAGCCCAGGGTCTGCTTGAACAGGCGGAAGGTGTGCTCCAGGTCGAAGCGGCGCAGGTAGGCCTGCCAGCAGCGGGCCACCTCCTCGACCAGGTCGTCGATGTCGACATCGTCGGGGCCGGTCACCGATGACCACAGCCAGACCGGCTTGGCCTCGCGCTGTCCGGGCAGGTGCTCGACCTGCAGCCGAATCACGGTGCCTTCCACGATCG from Blastococcus colisei harbors:
- a CDS encoding IS1380 family transposase, whose product is MNKRSRFYPRLTVDTADVPAVGQAGGVLLTETVRASGLDSAMAAALSPWRKPLAIHDPGKVILDLAVTLAVGGDCLADIALLRAEPRVYGPVASDPTVSRTIDALAADAPAALKAINTARATARAAVWALAGEHAPDHAADAAAPLIIDIDATLVTSHSEKEQAAPTFKRGFGHHPLCSFVDHGPEGSGEPLAVLLRAGNAGSNTAADHIAIAKQALVQLPGHRTGTRPGRKVLIRTDGAGASHAFLDWCHGQRLSYSIGFGLPANTADLLTQIPAEVWTPAYDGNDAIRDGAWVAELTGLLDLTGWPPGMRVIARKERPHPGAQLRITDADGLRVTAFATNSTRGQLPDLELRHRRRARAEDRIRCAKDTGLTNLPLHDFAQNQIWCALVALACELVAWMQMLALTDTAARRWEPKRLRTRLFTVPATLARTGRRRLLHLAEHHPWAAVVRDAIVRLRDLLGGPVAAPG